A section of the Verrucomicrobiota bacterium genome encodes:
- a CDS encoding DUF4411 family protein, which translates to MSYLLDADVFIRAKNLHYGLDFCPAFWEWLTRQNEAGGVFSIEKVGDEIQAVDDELSVWAAALNKGFFLRPDASVFPALATVSEWASGQHYDQAAVSSFLQVADYYLVAHALAGKHTVVTHEIPSASARKIKIPDACIGLRIKCMTPYEMLRRERARFILGPRG; encoded by the coding sequence ATGAGCTACCTCCTCGACGCTGATGTCTTCATTCGTGCCAAGAACCTGCACTATGGGCTGGACTTCTGTCCCGCGTTCTGGGAGTGGCTCACCCGGCAGAACGAAGCAGGCGGTGTTTTCAGCATCGAAAAGGTGGGTGACGAGATTCAGGCCGTGGACGACGAACTGTCCGTGTGGGCTGCTGCACTCAATAAGGGGTTCTTCCTTCGGCCGGATGCGTCGGTGTTCCCCGCATTGGCGACGGTCAGTGAATGGGCATCAGGCCAACACTACGATCAAGCAGCCGTGAGCTCCTTCTTGCAGGTCGCCGACTATTATCTTGTCGCCCACGCGCTCGCGGGGAAGCACACTGTCGTCACCCATGAGATCCCATCCGCATCAGCGCGCAAGATCAAGATCCCGGACGCGTGCATCGGTCTCAGGATCAAGTGCATGACGCCCTACGAGATGCTTCGGCGGGAACGGGCACGCTTCATCTTGGGACCAAGGGGATAG